Part of the Spinacia oleracea cultivar Varoflay chromosome 5, BTI_SOV_V1, whole genome shotgun sequence genome, ACATGTacaatttcattaaaaaaaaagcaCCATTTCGATAAAACACATgtaccatttcgttaaaaaGAGTATCATTTCATAAAAAACAGAGTACCATTTCGATTAAAGCATGTACCACTTCattgatattttttttgctGTTATGTTTTTGTAAGCCTGCGATTTTGACTTCCTCCATTGGGTTGATTGaaaccaataatgttttgggCCTAGTGGCCCTGTGTACTATAGGTCTAACGCTCGGATAGAACTGATCAAATTGCGGGCAGGTTTCGGACCGAGCCACACCTTGAAATTTTTGTCCATTAGGTCGGTCCGGGCCAAACTCCAGGTCAATTTATTATGCTCGAAACCCACTAATTCCAGCCATGATAGAGGTCTTTCAGGTTATTTTCGAGGCggaccaaatttataactaagcTTGCACTTTTGAGTGGCCCAAAAAAATAAAGTCGGGCCGGGTCAGGCCATCGGGTTTAGGGTCCTATACAGTTGTGCCTTATCGGCGTGACAACACTGGATATTTGGCTGTAGGTAATGCCCGGAGTCAAGACTTAAATCAAACATGACTTTTAAACATACAAGTGCATTATTCAGAATGACACAAAATTTGCATTTCCATAACTAAACTTCATGCAATTTGTACTTTACAATTTAATTAACCCAGATTCTTGCTAAAAAGTTGCACATATTTTTACACAATTGAAACCTTATCAGTTTAATCACTCGAATTCCCCGTTCTTTCTTCAATCCTTACCGGCAAACCACCACGCATCTTCGCCGTCAATTGAGGAACATAAACCGGCTCAAACCCGTCTTCCACCACCGGAACCACCCGAAACCTCTCCAACACACCAGCTACCACCCTCTTCATCTGCAAGAACGCCATCTCCTTACCAAGGCAAACCCGTGGCCCGGCTTGAAATACCGGGTAAGAATACGGGTCACGGGCCACAAACCTCCATTTCCTATCTCCTTCTCCTACTACTACACTTCTTTTCCCCTCCAATTCCAGCCACCGCTCGGGCCGATACTCGGCCCAATGCGGGCCCCACAGCTTCTCCAACCTCCCCATAGCATAAGGGTGGTAACTCACCCTCGTACCCTTTTTCACCGGTATTCCACCTGGCAACACGTCATTGGCCGCAGCTTCTTTGAGGTCAACCGCTACCGGTGGGTACAGCCGCATGCTCTCACACAAAGCAGCATGGATATAAACCATGTCTTTAACTTCTTCAAACACAGATGATTTTTCTTTCCTCTGTTTCCTCTGTTTTCCCTTGTGTTTTATCTCTTTTAGTATCTCTTCTTCAACTGATTTGTTCTTATGCAAAAGCCAGAAAAACCATGTTAAAGCTGCTGATGTGGTGTCTCTTCCTGCAAGAATGAAGCTGATAACAATGTCAGTCACAAATTTCTCATCCGAAAGTCCAGATTTTAAGAACCTTGATAACAAATCCTCTGTTTCTTGTGAAGTATCCTCTGAATTTTTCATCATTTCCTGTTTCTTCTTCCTAACAAGGGAATTAGCGAATTCCCGGATCTCCAAAACAGCTTTTTTGAGCCTTTTTTCAGACCCAATATTCAGAAATTTACCAATTTTTGACAGAATAGGGAAAAAAGCTTGGAATCTTTTTGTACTGATTGTTACAGCTTCTTCAAATGCTACTGCAAATTTAGCTTCTGGTAAAGAAGGTAGTAAATATTCAGGGTCATACCCAAAAGCTATCTTGCAAATATTGTCAAAAGCAAACCTCTGAAGTATGTTTTGGAGATCAAGAACTGTCCCATTTTTTGCAGCCTCCGATAACATAGGCAAAAGCCGGTTCGAGAGCTCGGATTCAACGACATTCTCCACGAATTTTCGCAAAGATTTGGTGTTGAATTCATAGCTAGCAACTTGTCTTTGAAACTTCCAAGTTTCATTATCAGCATTGAATATTCCATCACCTAAAAGGTCCTTTAAAACACCCTTTTGAAAAGGGCCCTTTTGGTAAATAGCGAAACGTGTTTTGAGGATGTGTTCAACGACCGTTGGATCAGCGGTTTGGATACTCTTAACACCGAACGGACGGTGGAGAATGAAGGTGGAAGTCGGGGAAGAAATGAGGAGTTTTGTGATCCATTGGAATCGATCCTTTTGCTGGCTCGCAGCAAATAAATGACCAATTATAGGGTAGGATTTAgggagattattattattattactcggGGTAAAGAATTTGTGGATATAGAGTAAAACAATATAAGATAGAAGGATGAGTAGTAATGAAAGTAAAAACTGACCAAGATCAAACATGGCTTCTAAACTGACCAAATTCGAATGGCACAAAAAGCAAAAGAGAAAAACTTATCAGCCATGTAAAAATAATCAAGATTAACATTTGTTTAATGAAAACTTATAGGGTAATGGAGT contains:
- the LOC110784095 gene encoding cytochrome P450 94A2-like — its product is MFDLGQFLLSLLLILLSYIVLLYIHKFFTPSNNNNNLPKSYPIIGHLFAASQQKDRFQWITKLLISSPTSTFILHRPFGVKSIQTADPTVVEHILKTRFAIYQKGPFQKGVLKDLLGDGIFNADNETWKFQRQVASYEFNTKSLRKFVENVVESELSNRLLPMLSEAAKNGTVLDLQNILQRFAFDNICKIAFGYDPEYLLPSLPEAKFAVAFEEAVTISTKRFQAFFPILSKIGKFLNIGSEKRLKKAVLEIREFANSLVRKKKQEMMKNSEDTSQETEDLLSRFLKSGLSDEKFVTDIVISFILAGRDTTSAALTWFFWLLHKNKSVEEEILKEIKHKGKQRKQRKEKSSVFEEVKDMVYIHAALCESMRLYPPVAVDLKEAAANDVLPGGIPVKKGTRVSYHPYAMGRLEKLWGPHWAEYRPERWLELEGKRSVVVGEGDRKWRFVARDPYSYPVFQAGPRVCLGKEMAFLQMKRVVAGVLERFRVVPVVEDGFEPVYVPQLTAKMRGGLPVRIEERTGNSSD